The DNA region GGCCCACCAGGACCTCGCGCGGACCGTCGCCGACAACGCCCTCGTGCTGCTGCAGAACAACCGGCTCGCCGCCACCGGCAAACCCCTGCTGCCGGCCGACCCGGCCGGGCTCGGCAAGGTCGTGGTCGTCGGCGACCAGGCCGGCAAGGTCACCCTCGGCGGCTACTCCGGTGACCCCACCGAGAAGGTCGACGCCCTCCAGGGCATCACCGCCCAGGTCAAGGCCGCCTCTCCCGGCGCGCAGGTGGTGTACGACGCGGCGGGCACCTCCACCACCGCGACGGGCGCCGCGGTGCTGAGCGCCCAGACGCAGGCGGACATCCAGGACGCCGACCTGGTCGTGATCGCGGTCGGCACGGACGAGGCCACCGCGGGCGAGGGCAAGGACCGCAGCGGGCTGGCACTGCCGGGGAACTACGGCAGCCTCATCGACCAGGTCACCGCGCTGGGCAACCCCAGGACCGTCCTGGACATCCAGTCCGACGGGCCGGTGGCCATCGAGGCCTACCGCGGCAAGGTCGCCTCGATCGTCTTCGCCGGCTACAACGGCGAGAGCCAGGGCGACGCTCTCGCCGACGTGCTCTTCGGCCGGCAGAACCCCGGCGGCCACCTCAACTTCACCTGGTACAAGGACGACTCGCAGCTTCCCGGCATCTCCGACTACGACCTGGCGCCCAGCGGCACGGGCGACCTCGGCCGCACGTACCAGTACTTCACGGGCGTCCCGACGTACCCGTTCGGCTACGGCCTGAGCTACAGCACCTTCGCCTACTCCCACGTCCGCGCCGACCGCTCCACGGTGGACGCCGACGGTACGGTGAAAATCGGCTTCGACGTCAAGAACACCGGCGCCGTCGCCGGCACGACCGTGGCCCAGCTCTACGCCGCCACGGACTTCACCGTCGCCGGCCGGGAACTGCCGAGGAAGCGGCTCGCCGGCTTCCAGAAGACCAGGAACCTCAGGCCGGGCGAGACCCAGCACGTCACGCTGCGCGTGCGCGTCGCCGACCTCGCCTTCCACGACGGCGGCAGCGCCCGGCAGGTCGTCTACGACGGCGGGTACCGCTTCGAGGCCGGTCCGGACTCGGCCACGACCGCCGGGTCCGCCACGGTGACGGTGCGCGGCAAGCTCACCCCGCACGTGCAGTACGTGACCGTCCAGCCGGAGTCCGTCGTCTACGACGCGGGCGCCACCGTCGACCTGACGGCCCGCAACCGGTGGATCAAGGACGACACCGACCCCACCGCCCAGCCCGGCCGCAACCTCGCCGTCACCGCCGACCACGTCGTCGAGGCGGTCAACGACGACGGCTCCTTCGTCGACCTATCCAAGGCCGGCGTCCGCTACTCCAGCAGTGACCCCTCGGTGGCCACCGTCAGCAAGAAGGGCGTCGTCACCACGGTGGGCAACGGCGTGGCCACCATCCGGGCGACCGTCGGCGGCGTCACCGGCACCGCCGTGATCCGCGTCCACCACACCCTGACGGTCTCCGCGGCCCAGATCGTCGAGCCCGGCACTCCTGTCACGGCGACCACCACCTACACCAACACCGGCCCCACCGCCCTGCCCGGCGCGAGGATCGGCCTCACCGTCCCGGACGGCTGGAGCGCGGTGCCGGTGACGGCGGCCACCTTCTCCAGCGTCCCGGCCGGCGCCTCGGTGACCACCGCCTGGAGCGTCACACCCCCGGCCGACGTGGCACCGGGCAGCTACGCCCTGGCCGCCTCCGCCACCTACCGGGGCGCAAAGGCCAGTGACGACGCGGCCGGACGCGTGTTCGTGCCGTACGCCTCCCTCGCCGACATCGTCACCAACATCGGCGTGAGCGACGACGCCGCTCCCGGCTCGGGCAACCTCGACGGCGGCAACGCGAGCCTGTCGCAGCAGGCCCTCGCCGCCCAGGGAGTGGTCTCCGGCGGGACGGTGGTCCACGACGGCCTGACCTTCACCTGGCCCACCACGGGCACCGGCAAGCCCGACAACATCGTCGCCGGCGGCCAGACCGTGCCCTTCACCGGCAGCGGCACCACGCTCGGCTTCCTGGGCACCGCCGACTACGGCGACGCCTCCGGCACCGGGACGATCACCTACACCGACGGAACGAGCCAGACCTTCGGCCTGTCCTTCTCCGACTGGTGGAATAACAGCGCCGCGCAGGGCAGCGACATCCTCGCCACCACGGACTACTTCAACAACAGCGGAGGCAAGGTCCAGCAGAAGGTCAGCGTGTACGGCGCCACC from Actinacidiphila sp. DG2A-62 includes:
- a CDS encoding glycoside hydrolase family 3 C-terminal domain-containing protein — encoded protein: MRWRNSTARRAVTATVCSLGLIGTVAATAQARPPAAVRAALPIYLDTGYSFQERAADLVSRMSLDEKVQQLRTNSAPAIPRLGVQQYTYWSEGQHGINTLFADTNPGSVTGGVHATSFPTNFAASMSWDDDLIYRETTAVSDEARGLLDKSLWGTGQNNLGPSKDDYGMLTYWAPTVNLDRDPRWGRTDEAFGEDPYFVGRMAGAFVNGYQGQTLDGKPLGKYLKVASTAKHYALNNVEQDRTGISSDVSDDDLFDYYTAQFKSLIEKAHVAGLMTSYNAVNGTPSVADTYTTNQIAQRTYGFGGYITSDCGAVGTTYQTFPSGHNWAPPGWTTDGKGGNATWTETATGRTLPGAAGGQAYALRAGTDVNCTGTEATTPGLEQAIQAGVLSEGVIDNALVHLFTVRMRTGEFDPVDKQPYTKITKDVIESKAHQDLARTVADNALVLLQNNRLAATGKPLLPADPAGLGKVVVVGDQAGKVTLGGYSGDPTEKVDALQGITAQVKAASPGAQVVYDAAGTSTTATGAAVLSAQTQADIQDADLVVIAVGTDEATAGEGKDRSGLALPGNYGSLIDQVTALGNPRTVLDIQSDGPVAIEAYRGKVASIVFAGYNGESQGDALADVLFGRQNPGGHLNFTWYKDDSQLPGISDYDLAPSGTGDLGRTYQYFTGVPTYPFGYGLSYSTFAYSHVRADRSTVDADGTVKIGFDVKNTGAVAGTTVAQLYAATDFTVAGRELPRKRLAGFQKTRNLRPGETQHVTLRVRVADLAFHDGGSARQVVYDGGYRFEAGPDSATTAGSATVTVRGKLTPHVQYVTVQPESVVYDAGATVDLTARNRWIKDDTDPTAQPGRNLAVTADHVVEAVNDDGSFVDLSKAGVRYSSSDPSVATVSKKGVVTTVGNGVATIRATVGGVTGTAVIRVHHTLTVSAAQIVEPGTPVTATTTYTNTGPTALPGARIGLTVPDGWSAVPVTAATFSSVPAGASVTTAWSVTPPADVAPGSYALAASATYRGAKASDDAAGRVFVPYASLADIVTNIGVSDDAAPGSGNLDGGNASLSQQALAAQGVVSGGTVVHDGLTFTWPTTGTGKPDNIVAGGQTVPFTGSGTTLGFLGTADYGDASGTGTITYTDGTSQTFGLSFSDWWNNSAAQGSDILATTDYFNNSGGKVQQKVSVYGATVALQPGKTIAYLTLPDVGPNADMNQVAMHLFALAVG